ATGACCATTATGATCGCAACTTTTTACGTTTAAATGTTCTGCCAACACTTAATCATCGTTGGCCTCATTTTTCACAAATGGTTGCTCGCAGTGCAGAATTATGCCAACAGCAAGAAGCATTAATACATGAAATTTTATTTCCAGAATTTAAAGACATTATTGGCGATAAGAAGCAACTTAGCCTTCAACCATTATATGATTATTCAGAATATAAACGTAATGCAATGTTGCGAATGTGGTTCAAAGAGCAACATATTGGAATGCCAAGCCAAAAGCAACTTTCACTAATTTGGCAAACGGTTATTCAAGCTAAACAAGATGCTAATCCGCGATTTATTTTGCATAATTGGCAAATTCGCCGATATCAAAATCAGCTCTATTTGTTACCTTTGTATCAAGATACTGAGCAACAAATTTTACCTTGGGATTTAGCCGCTTCGCTAACGTTGCCGGATAATTTAGGTATATTGCAGCCCAATTACCATACCAATTTAACTTGTCGTTTACCACAAAATGATGAAACCGTATCAGTCCGATTTCAGGCTCAAGGGCAATTTCAAATTGTTCAACGCAAGGGATCTCGCTCGATAAAAAAATTGTGGCAAGAGCATCATATTCCACCTTGGATGCGCACGCGTATTCCCTTAATTTATTATAATGAACAACTCATTACCGCCGTTGGGGTATTTGTTACTGAGCAAGGTAAAGGATCACAAGTTGGGTTTAACCTTATAAATAAACAATAAGGAGACAATCCGTCTCCTCAATTTACAAAATATCAAATTATTCAGAACGAGCTTTCCATCGTTTCAACAACAACGCATTTGTCACCACACTCACACTGCTCAGTGCCATTGCTGCACCGGCTATCATTGGATTTAAAAAACCTAAAGCAGCGAGAGGTATGCCAAATAAATTGTAGAAAAACGCCCAAAATAGGTTTTGTTTAATTTTATTATAAGTTCTTCGAGAAATATCAATAGCATCGGCAATTAAAAATAGATTGCCACGCATTAAAGTAATACTGGCCGTATGCATTGCGACATCAGTTCCCGTCCCCATTGCAATACCAATATCAGCGGCAGCTAAAGCCGGTGCGTCATTGATACCATCACCAACCATGGCAACTTTATTATTACTTTGGCTATCTTTTTGTAATTGATAAATATAGTTCGCTTTATCTTGAGGCAAAACTTCAGCAATAACTTTATCCAAATTTAATTGCTGTCCTACATAATTAGCAGCTTGTTGATTGTCACCGGTTAACATAACCGTATTTACCTTTAATTGACGTAATGCATCAATAGCACTTTTCGCTTCAGGCTTAATAACATCAGAAAAACCGAATATGGCTAATATCACAATACTATTTTCTGATTGCTGTTTGGCTAAAAATGAGATTGTGTAACCTTTTTGCGTAAGCTCATTAACTTTATCCTGCATATCTACAAAATAGGCATTTAACGTTTTCATCCAACGCAGACTGCCTAAATAATATTCATGGCTATCAATCGTTGCCATCACTCCTGAACCCGCGATTGATGTAATATTTTGTGCATAACTGTAGGATTTAGCCTTAGCTAATATCGCTTTAGCTAGTGGGTGTTCACTACCTGCTTGCATAGATGCTGCAACAGAAAGAATTTGATCGGCTGTTTCCATGCCCAGAACATCTAGTTCAACTAACTCTGGTTTACCGATTGTTAATGTGCCAGTTTTATCAAATGCTACAGTATTAATATTGTGTAAGGTCTCAAGTGCTTCGGCATCTTTAATCAAAATACCATGACGAGCAGCAACCCCTGTACCAACCATTATGGCTGTTGGCGTTGCTAACCCTAGCGCACATGGGCAAGCAATCACTAACACGGCAACCGCATGAAGTAAAGCTTGCTGCCAATCATGAGAAATAAAGCCCCAAACAAGCAATGTAATTAAAGCAATCAATAAAATGACGGGTACAAAAATAGCACTAATCCGATCCACAATACGCTGAATTGGCGCTTTTTTTGCTTGGGCTGACTCAACCATAGCAATAATCTTAGACAACATAGAATCAGCTTGAATAGCGGTTGTTTTTACAATTAATAGTCCTTCGCCATTTATAGTTCCACCGGTTACGGTACTATTGAGTGTTTTAGTAACCGGAAAACTTTCCCCAGTCAACATAGACTCATCACAACTTGATGCGCCTTCAAGAACAATACCATCAACGGGTATTCGCTCACCGGGTTTAATAACCACCACATCATTAACCTTAACCTGACTTATTGGCAAACTCACCTCTTGCTCCCCTTGTCGAACTAATGCCACTTCAGGGCGAAGCGCAGAAAGTGCCTCAATCGCTTGGGTCGTTTGATGTTTGGCCCTTGACTCTAACCATTTACCAATCAAGATCAACGTAATAATAACCACTGATGACTCAAAATAGAGGTGATCGGCATGACCAATAATAAGCTGATAAAGAGAAAGTCCATAAGCAGCGCTGGTACCAATAGCAACAAGTAAATCCATATTCCCAGACAATGCTTTAGCTGCATTAAAACCACTACGATAAAATTTAGCGCCAAGTCCAAATTGTACAATCGAAGCAATCACTAATTGCAGCCAAGCGGGCATCATCCAATGAATTCCAAATAATTCAAATAACATCGGCAAAACAAAAGGAAGTGCTAATATAACCGAAATAATAATCGGCCAAACTGATGCTTGCTTACTCACGTCTTTAGCGTGAATTTCCGGCTCGGAAATCTTCACTGCATGGTAACCAGCTTTATCAACTGCTGCCATTAAAGTTTCTAATTTAA
This Gilliamella sp. ESL0443 DNA region includes the following protein-coding sequences:
- the tilS gene encoding tRNA lysidine(34) synthetase TilS, encoding MGHQTKSDNVIEQTILQHLNGRHSLLVAFSGGVDSTVLMQALVNLKRQLQNLQLRAIYIHHGLSQNADNWAEHCKQQCLVWQVPLIIEKVKLDKTAGNIEEQAREARYQAIYQHLKNNEFLCTAQHLDDQSETFFLALKRGSGPAGLSSMPLENGQHLRPLLTISRQEIEQYANQHQLSWIEDESNQDDHYDRNFLRLNVLPTLNHRWPHFSQMVARSAELCQQQEALIHEILFPEFKDIIGDKKQLSLQPLYDYSEYKRNAMLRMWFKEQHIGMPSQKQLSLIWQTVIQAKQDANPRFILHNWQIRRYQNQLYLLPLYQDTEQQILPWDLAASLTLPDNLGILQPNYHTNLTCRLPQNDETVSVRFQAQGQFQIVQRKGSRSIKKLWQEHHIPPWMRTRIPLIYYNEQLITAVGVFVTEQGKGSQVGFNLINKQ
- a CDS encoding cation-translocating P-type ATPase; protein product: MKTIEYNFFVEEMSCASCVSRVEKALRKIDGVIDVSVNLATEKATVKANADVKLETLMAAVDKAGYHAVKISEPEIHAKDVSKQASVWPIIISVILALPFVLPMLFELFGIHWMMPAWLQLVIASIVQFGLGAKFYRSGFNAAKALSGNMDLLVAIGTSAAYGLSLYQLIIGHADHLYFESSVVIITLILIGKWLESRAKHQTTQAIEALSALRPEVALVRQGEQEVSLPISQVKVNDVVVIKPGERIPVDGIVLEGASSCDESMLTGESFPVTKTLNSTVTGGTINGEGLLIVKTTAIQADSMLSKIIAMVESAQAKKAPIQRIVDRISAIFVPVILLIALITLLVWGFISHDWQQALLHAVAVLVIACPCALGLATPTAIMVGTGVAARHGILIKDAEALETLHNINTVAFDKTGTLTIGKPELVELDVLGMETADQILSVAASMQAGSEHPLAKAILAKAKSYSYAQNITSIAGSGVMATIDSHEYYLGSLRWMKTLNAYFVDMQDKVNELTQKGYTISFLAKQQSENSIVILAIFGFSDVIKPEAKSAIDALRQLKVNTVMLTGDNQQAANYVGQQLNLDKVIAEVLPQDKANYIYQLQKDSQSNNKVAMVGDGINDAPALAAADIGIAMGTGTDVAMHTASITLMRGNLFLIADAIDISRRTYNKIKQNLFWAFFYNLFGIPLAALGFLNPMIAGAAMALSSVSVVTNALLLKRWKARSE